Part of the Bacillota bacterium genome is shown below.
TCTGGTACCGGAAGTCGTTCTTCGAGAAGAACGGCCTCCAGCCGCCGAAGACCTGGGACGAGTTCCTGGCGCTCCTCGAGAAGATCTCCAAGATCCCCGGCGTCCGGAAGCCCATCGTCAGCGGGGACGGGACAGGTTGGCCGCTGACCGACGAGACCGAGCACTTCCTGATCACCTTCGGCGGGCCGGAGCTGCAGAAGGACCTGATCGCGGGCAGGGTGAAGTGGACGGCCCCCCGGGTCCGCGACATCTTCCAGAGCCGCCTGATCCCGGTCCTCCAATACTCGAGCGCGCCCATCGAGTGGACCCAGGCCATCGACCTCTGGTGGAACGGGCAGTACGCGCTCTACTTCATGGGCAACTGGATCACGGGCATGGTGAAAGACCCCAACGACCTGGGCTTCTTCCCGTTGCCCGGCGCCAAGGGTATCGTCGGCGCCACCGACTACCTCTTCGTGCCCAAGTACGGCGCGCACGTGGCCGAGGCCAAGAAGCTGGCCGCCTTCCTCATCAGCCGGGAGGGCCAGGCGCTCCGCGTCCGGCAGGGCGGGGGAAAGCTCTCGCCGCGGCGCGACGTGCCGCTGGACCAGGCGCCGGCGGTCGACCGCATGGTGGCCGAGCAGATCAAGGGGATGGAGATCCTGCCGGACCTGGACGACTCGATCGGCGGCGACTGGCAGCGTCTCTTCTGGGACCAGCTGAAGCTGCTCTGGGTCCAGCCGAGCTCTCTGGACCGCGTGCTGAGGACCCTCGAGCAGGCGCGTGAGCAGCAGTCGACCAGCGGAAAGTAGGAGCCGCCTGGGGGGCCGCCCGCCCGGGAAGGCCCGGGGAGGCCCGGGGAGGGCGGCCGTCCCGATGGGCGGTGACGAGCGGGCACCCGGTGCGGGCCGAGCCGGCCCGCCGGGTGCCCTGCAGCGAGGAGGCGATGGGAGTGGCGCGGAGCTCCGCGGCACTGGGGCACCCGCGTCCGCATGCACGCGGGGCGACGGACACCCTGCTCTTCGCCGTGCCGGCCCTGGTGATGATCGCCGTCGGCATCGTCTGGCCGGCGGTGCAGACCATCGGCCTGGCCTTCGTGGACGCGCACGGTCGCTTCGTCGGCCTGCAGAACTTCGTCTCCGTCCTGCAGAACCCGGAGACGGTCGATCTGGGCCGCTTCCCCTTCCACAGCCCGCCCTGGGGCTCGCTCCTCCACAACGCGGTCTGGATCGTGCTCCACCTGCCGCTCTCGGTGATCCTGGGCCTCCTGCTGGCGGTGCTGCTGCAGCGCGCCCACGGGGCGGCCTTCCTCAAGGGGGTGGTCTTCCTGGGGATGGTCATCCCCATGATCGTGGGGGGAGTCCTGGTCCGCTTCCTCTTCGATGAGCACGCCGGCGTGGTCAACGGGGTGCTGCGGGCGGTGGGACTGGCGGCCTGGGCGCGGACCTGGACGGACTACCCGCAGACCGCGCTCTTCGCCCTGATCCTGGGCTCGGTCTGGCTCTGGACCGGCTTCGCCATGCTCCTCTACAGCGCCGGCCTGACGGCCATCCCGCGAGACTACTACGAGGCCGCGGCGGTGGACGGCGCGAGCCCCTGGCAGCAGTTCCTCCACGTCACGGTGCCGGGGCTGCGGCCGATGACGACGGTGATCGTGGCCATGACCGTCCTCTGGGAGCTGAAGCTCTTCGACCTCGTCTACACCGCCACGCTGGGCGGCCCGGGCGGGTCGACCCTGGTGCTCGCCCTGCAGATGTACTTCTACGGCTTCCGCGCCCTGGACCCGAACCGGGCGGCCGCGGTGGCGACGCTGCTCTCCCTCCTCACGCTGGCCGTGGGGGTCGGATTCGTGCGGAGCTCC
Proteins encoded:
- a CDS encoding ABC transporter substrate-binding protein: MHQRTMHRRSPLGRPRGGRALPVVASLLAAALLLGACGGGSAGTGANGGKAGGGAASAPVELTVIAGWAGAEQSQFMPVLKEAEKKLGIKITYRIYRAEDLANVLPPQFQAQQAPGDVIFMWDWWVKQNHQYAEDLTDIWQPQASQFTVPAAEVDGRVYALPYDMNVKPGFWYRKSFFEKNGLQPPKTWDEFLALLEKISKIPGVRKPIVSGDGTGWPLTDETEHFLITFGGPELQKDLIAGRVKWTAPRVRDIFQSRLIPVLQYSSAPIEWTQAIDLWWNGQYALYFMGNWITGMVKDPNDLGFFPLPGAKGIVGATDYLFVPKYGAHVAEAKKLAAFLISREGQALRVRQGGGKLSPRRDVPLDQAPAVDRMVAEQIKGMEILPDLDDSIGGDWQRLFWDQLKLLWVQPSSLDRVLRTLEQAREQQSTSGK
- a CDS encoding sugar ABC transporter permease, translated to MIAVGIVWPAVQTIGLAFVDAHGRFVGLQNFVSVLQNPETVDLGRFPFHSPPWGSLLHNAVWIVLHLPLSVILGLLLAVLLQRAHGAAFLKGVVFLGMVIPMIVGGVLVRFLFDEHAGVVNGVLRAVGLAAWARTWTDYPQTALFALILGSVWLWTGFAMLLYSAGLTAIPRDYYEAAAVDGASPWQQFLHVTVPGLRPMTTVIVAMTVLWELKLFDLVYTATLGGPGGSTLVLALQMYFYGFRALDPNRAAAVATLLSLLTLAVGVGFVRSSREGA